A genomic window from Flavobacterium sp. I3-2 includes:
- a CDS encoding PepSY domain-containing protein, whose translation MTRSVWRLAHLVLAIFSFLFLLIASVTGTILAVDAAYEKTSAPSIENFNQITVAQSVTGLRKVFPEILELNIDATNSVIAEGFNDEGEDFKAIVHPVTGEILAEPKPKSDFIEWNISLHRSLFLHETGRFIVGFVSFLLLLITISGTVLIIKRQLGIRNFFSKVISDFSAQYFHVVTGRLLLIPILIISVTGSYLFMLRFDVISKPELVEIAHESKVTEEFTLEEIPLFKETLLSEVTKIEFPFSDDPEEFFRIKLKDREIQVNQVTGEIVSEIIYPKETVLETLSLDLHTGRTNAIWAIILGIASLNILAFIYTGFVITFKRKSVKIKNKFKPTDTEIVILVGSEGGTTTYFANRIHQQFLNSGKKSFFATLNEYQQFPKASELIVLTSTYGLGEAPSNASQFKKLVEKHPQSQNIHFSVLGFGSTKYADFCAFAFEADALLVQQNNFQRKLQIHTVDKKSVAEFVNWVNAYNEISTIKIENVSANYQMKLPKLSKFTVLENKKNTNDSVFQISLQTKKKFQSGDLLAIYPANDAQERLYSIAKVDGNLQLVVKLHEFGLGSQFLHGLQNNEQLKARIITNEHFHVPTEAKSVIMIGNGTGIAPFLGMIDENISRKEMHLFVGFRHRNETVLAYESFAKMHQENKQLIDFTFAFSREENPKYVMQIIEEQAQLIADKLAAGAVVMICGSLAMQKDVEVVLDKIVATHHNKSLTFYKEQNQIKTDCY comes from the coding sequence ATGACTAGATCAGTTTGGCGATTAGCCCATTTAGTTTTAGCCATTTTTTCTTTTCTGTTTTTGTTAATCGCTTCTGTCACCGGAACCATTTTAGCAGTCGATGCAGCTTACGAAAAAACTTCGGCTCCAAGCATAGAAAATTTCAATCAAATAACTGTAGCGCAATCCGTAACTGGGTTGCGCAAGGTTTTTCCTGAAATATTAGAATTGAATATCGATGCTACAAATTCCGTAATCGCAGAAGGTTTTAATGACGAAGGTGAAGATTTTAAAGCCATTGTACATCCTGTAACTGGAGAAATTTTAGCTGAACCAAAACCAAAATCCGATTTTATCGAATGGAATATTTCTTTACATCGTTCGTTATTTTTACACGAAACTGGAAGATTCATTGTTGGATTTGTTTCCTTTTTATTATTATTAATCACCATTTCTGGAACCGTTTTAATCATAAAAAGACAATTAGGAATTCGTAATTTCTTTTCAAAAGTAATCAGCGATTTCTCTGCACAATATTTTCACGTAGTTACCGGAAGATTACTTTTAATTCCTATTTTAATTATTTCAGTAACGGGAAGTTATTTATTTATGTTGCGATTTGATGTGATTTCTAAACCTGAATTGGTTGAAATTGCACACGAATCAAAAGTAACTGAAGAATTCACTTTAGAAGAAATTCCTCTTTTTAAAGAAACGCTTTTAAGCGAAGTAACTAAAATTGAATTTCCGTTTAGCGATGACCCAGAAGAATTTTTCCGAATTAAATTAAAAGATAGAGAAATTCAAGTCAATCAAGTTACGGGTGAAATTGTTTCGGAAATTATTTATCCGAAAGAAACCGTTTTGGAAACCTTGAGTTTAGATTTACATACCGGAAGAACCAATGCCATTTGGGCCATTATTTTAGGAATCGCTTCCCTAAATATTTTGGCTTTTATTTACACTGGTTTTGTGATTACCTTCAAACGTAAATCGGTAAAAATTAAAAATAAATTTAAACCAACCGATACTGAAATTGTTATTTTAGTTGGTTCAGAAGGCGGAACTACTACGTATTTTGCAAACCGAATTCATCAACAATTTTTGAATTCAGGTAAGAAATCGTTTTTCGCAACTTTAAATGAATACCAGCAATTCCCAAAAGCTTCGGAATTGATTGTTTTAACATCTACGTACGGATTGGGTGAAGCGCCTTCGAACGCGAGCCAATTTAAAAAGTTGGTAGAAAAACATCCACAATCTCAAAATATTCATTTTTCTGTTTTAGGATTTGGTTCAACCAAATATGCCGATTTCTGCGCGTTTGCTTTTGAAGCTGATGCGTTGTTAGTACAACAAAATAACTTCCAACGAAAATTACAAATTCATACAGTAGATAAAAAATCGGTTGCAGAATTCGTGAATTGGGTAAATGCGTATAACGAAATTTCAACGATTAAAATCGAAAACGTTTCGGCAAATTACCAAATGAAACTTCCTAAATTGAGTAAGTTTACCGTTCTTGAAAATAAAAAGAACACGAATGATTCGGTTTTTCAAATTTCGTTACAAACCAAAAAGAAATTCCAATCGGGTGATTTGCTAGCTATTTATCCGGCGAACGATGCACAAGAACGTTTGTATTCCATTGCCAAAGTAGATGGAAATTTACAATTGGTGGTTAAGTTACACGAGTTTGGTTTGGGTTCGCAATTTTTGCATGGTTTACAAAACAACGAACAACTAAAAGCGCGCATCATTACAAACGAACATTTTCATGTGCCTACAGAAGCGAAATCGGTTATTATGATTGGAAACGGAACCGGAATTGCTCCGTTTTTAGGAATGATTGACGAAAATATTTCTCGTAAAGAAATGCATTTGTTTGTTGGTTTCCGTCATAGAAATGAAACCGTTTTAGCTTATGAAAGTTTCGCAAAAATGCATCAAGAAAATAAACAATTAATTGATTTTACATTTGCTTTTTCTCGTGAAGAAAATCCAAAATACGTAATGCAAATTATTGAAGAACAAGCACAGTTAATTGCAGATAAATTAGCAGCCGGAGCCGTTGTTATGATTTGTGGTTCGTTGGCAATGCAAAAAGATGTAGAAGTTGTTTTAGATAAAATTGTTGCAACGCATCATAATAAATCACTAACTTTCTACAAAGAACAAAATCAAATTAAAACCGATTGTTATTAG
- a CDS encoding TonB-dependent receptor domain-containing protein — protein MKNFYLSFFFYLLTISAIAQNSYKIEGIVKTKDNIALSPVVVYAKESGIGTQTDENGNFTILINVESETLYFSLLGFKDKAINVSRNTQGNKLEIQLEQSADEMLDEIVIHSKSPMQQVKESAYNVIALDAKAYHNTTLDLAHVLNKASGVRLRETGGVGSDMQLMMDGFNGKHVKVFIDGVPQEGVGSSFGLNNIPINFAERIEVYKGVVPVGFGTDAMGGIINIVTKKNRESWFLDASYSYGSFNTHKSYLNFGQTLKNGFSYEINAFQNYSDNSYYINTPVKIFDGNTSSINNKLIERVKRFHDTYHNEAVVAKVGFVNKSWADRFMVGFTYSEMYKEIQNGVKQQIVFGGKYTEGHSVMPSLEYRKKNILRGLDVVLTANYNKNITTNVDTSRYEFNWYGDKRLMNSPGEQSYQITRMDNNNINSTFTANYRLNEKHSFTFNHVFNSFDRRNRSLLDKVVPSHKYSKTTTKNISGLSYLFNPNEKWNATIFAKYYAQKVSGPMAINTNGDQVERFSSKDGHPGYGIAATYFILKPIQLKASYEKVYRLPTNNEIFGDEDLESGDLTLKPESSSNFNFNLSYNQNFGQHSVYFEGGLIYRDIKDYIQRKLQNLSGGKTGATFFNHGKVETKGYNLTLRYGFSDWLSLGGSFTQMDIRDKVKTAANGTGQASVTYGARIPNIPYQFASSDVNFYLRDLGKNGNMLTVAYDNIYMDAFPLYSEVLGEESKFVVPKQFSHNIALTYSIQNGKYNFTVECANFSDEKLYDNFSLQKAGRAFYGKIRINLGKR, from the coding sequence ATGAAAAATTTCTACCTAAGCTTCTTTTTTTATTTGTTAACAATATCTGCAATTGCGCAAAATTCTTATAAAATTGAAGGAATCGTAAAAACAAAAGATAACATCGCGTTGTCACCTGTAGTTGTTTACGCTAAGGAAAGTGGTATAGGAACTCAAACGGACGAAAATGGGAATTTTACTATTTTAATCAACGTAGAATCTGAAACGTTATATTTTAGTTTACTTGGTTTTAAAGATAAAGCAATCAACGTTTCAAGAAATACACAAGGCAATAAACTTGAAATTCAATTAGAACAAAGTGCTGATGAAATGTTGGATGAAATTGTAATTCATTCAAAATCGCCGATGCAACAAGTCAAAGAATCTGCCTATAACGTTATTGCGTTAGACGCTAAAGCTTATCATAATACAACCTTAGATTTGGCTCACGTTTTAAATAAAGCTTCTGGTGTACGATTAAGAGAAACAGGTGGTGTGGGTTCTGACATGCAATTAATGATGGACGGATTTAATGGAAAACATGTAAAAGTTTTTATTGATGGTGTTCCACAAGAAGGTGTTGGTAGTTCGTTTGGTTTAAACAATATTCCGATAAACTTTGCTGAAAGAATTGAAGTTTACAAAGGGGTTGTTCCTGTTGGTTTTGGAACCGATGCTATGGGCGGAATTATTAACATTGTTACAAAGAAAAATAGAGAAAGTTGGTTTTTAGATGCTTCATATTCTTACGGTTCATTTAACACACATAAATCGTACTTAAACTTTGGACAAACCCTTAAAAACGGTTTTAGTTACGAGATTAATGCTTTTCAAAATTATTCTGACAACAGTTATTATATAAATACGCCAGTCAAAATTTTTGACGGTAATACAAGTTCAATAAATAACAAATTAATAGAACGAGTTAAACGTTTTCATGATACTTACCATAACGAAGCTGTTGTTGCAAAAGTTGGTTTTGTAAATAAAAGTTGGGCAGATCGTTTTATGGTCGGATTTACTTATTCTGAAATGTATAAAGAAATTCAAAATGGAGTGAAACAACAAATTGTTTTTGGAGGTAAATACACTGAGGGTCATTCTGTAATGCCATCTTTAGAATATCGAAAAAAGAATATATTACGCGGTTTAGATGTTGTTTTGACTGCAAACTACAACAAAAATATTACGACAAATGTTGATACTTCGAGATATGAATTTAATTGGTATGGAGATAAAAGATTGATGAATTCTCCAGGGGAACAATCTTATCAAATTACTCGAATGGACAACAATAATATCAATAGTACATTCACTGCCAATTATAGATTAAACGAAAAACATTCCTTTACATTCAATCATGTTTTCAATTCGTTTGACAGACGAAATCGTTCTTTATTAGATAAAGTTGTACCGTCTCATAAATACAGCAAAACTACGACTAAAAACATCAGTGGATTATCATATTTGTTTAACCCAAATGAAAAATGGAACGCAACTATTTTTGCAAAATATTATGCGCAAAAAGTTTCAGGACCAATGGCGATCAATACCAATGGCGATCAAGTCGAACGTTTTTCGAGTAAAGATGGTCATCCAGGATATGGAATTGCTGCGACATACTTTATTTTAAAACCAATTCAATTAAAAGCTTCTTATGAAAAAGTATATAGATTACCGACTAATAACGAAATTTTTGGTGATGAAGATTTAGAATCTGGTGACTTAACTTTAAAACCTGAGAGTAGTAGTAATTTCAATTTCAATCTAAGTTATAATCAAAATTTCGGACAACATTCTGTTTATTTTGAAGGTGGTTTAATTTACAGAGATATCAAAGATTATATTCAAAGAAAATTACAAAATTTAAGCGGTGGAAAAACCGGCGCAACTTTTTTTAATCACGGAAAAGTCGAAACTAAAGGTTATAATTTAACCTTAAGATATGGTTTTTCTGATTGGTTAAGTTTAGGTGGTAGTTTTACACAAATGGATATTCGCGATAAAGTTAAAACTGCTGCAAACGGTACAGGACAAGCTAGTGTAACTTACGGTGCAAGAATTCCAAATATTCCATATCAATTCGCTAGTTCAGATGTAAATTTCTATTTACGCGATTTAGGTAAAAATGGAAATATGTTAACTGTTGCTTACGACAATATTTACATGGATGCATTCCCATTGTATTCTGAAGTTTTAGGTGAAGAATCAAAATTTGTTGTTCCAAAACAATTCTCACATAACATCGCTCTGACTTATAGCATTCAAAATGGTAAATATAATTTCACGGTTGAATGTGCCAATTTTAGTGATGAAAAATTATACGACAACTTCAGTTTACAAAAAGCTGGAAGGGCATTTTACGGAAAGATTCGCATAAACTTAGGAAAAAGATAA
- a CDS encoding siderophore ABC transporter substrate-binding protein codes for MKNLKIKWVKILGVSLILISSFSTNAQDNNNVSLKRGDVEVQVKKYPKKVLVFDLSVLETFQELDIPVAAVPNSLPKHLDKYNSNQYVKLGSLTKPDIKAIQEFQPDLIITAGRQGSYYDSLAMIAPTVTFNVNNDDFWVSFQENVMDVARLYDKEDLAKQKLDALKKKAERIQKESAKDSKKAVTTLYVKGKFMPNGSGSRFGFVNDALGVKAAYVESPESKNAKKGEKPTAPSMSEINPDYLFIIDRETAINGEVKELSAILNDDVRNTNAFKNNKIFIVPGQIWYLAGSGLLSVDMKMTDIGEKLYCIKF; via the coding sequence ATGAAAAATTTAAAAATAAAATGGGTTAAAATTTTAGGAGTATCACTTATTTTAATTTCGAGCTTTTCTACAAACGCTCAAGACAATAATAATGTAAGTCTTAAACGTGGAGATGTAGAAGTTCAAGTAAAAAAGTACCCTAAAAAAGTGTTGGTTTTTGACTTAAGTGTTTTAGAAACCTTTCAAGAATTGGATATTCCTGTAGCGGCAGTTCCAAATTCATTACCTAAACATTTAGATAAATACAATAGCAATCAGTATGTAAAACTTGGCTCACTTACTAAGCCAGATATCAAAGCGATTCAAGAATTTCAACCCGATTTAATTATTACAGCTGGTCGTCAAGGTTCTTATTACGATTCGTTAGCAATGATTGCTCCAACGGTTACTTTTAACGTAAACAATGATGATTTTTGGGTAAGTTTTCAAGAAAACGTAATGGATGTTGCTCGTTTATATGATAAAGAAGATTTAGCAAAACAAAAATTAGATGCTTTAAAAAAGAAAGCAGAACGCATTCAGAAAGAAAGCGCAAAAGATTCTAAAAAAGCAGTGACAACTTTGTATGTTAAAGGAAAGTTTATGCCAAACGGATCAGGTTCTCGTTTCGGGTTTGTAAATGATGCATTGGGTGTTAAAGCTGCTTATGTAGAATCTCCTGAATCAAAAAACGCCAAAAAAGGTGAAAAACCTACAGCTCCTTCAATGTCAGAAATCAATCCAGATTATTTATTTATAATTGATAGAGAAACTGCCATAAATGGTGAAGTAAAAGAATTAAGTGCAATTTTAAATGACGATGTACGTAATACAAATGCATTTAAAAATAATAAAATTTTTATCGTTCCTGGGCAAATTTGGTATCTAGCTGGCTCTGGACTACTTTCAGTTGATATGAAAATGACTGATATCGGTGAAAAATTATACTGTATTAAATTTTAA
- a CDS encoding ankyrin repeat domain-containing protein, with protein sequence MKRIFIIALLLSSYFSNAQNTMLNADFWKKSPDVSVIKAEIAKGNSPSEANRGNHDVTSMAINSGAPMETIIYLLNQEGNAVDKTTHDGRLYIHWAANKGNVELVEYLIGKGSEINRTDDKGATPLAFAASNGQVNKDVYEAFFNNGLDVNYKNANGATFMHMAIGYDKDLALTDYLISKGLKLSDVDANGNTVFDYAARTGNVDILKQLQKRGIKPTDKALIFASEGTRSNANNLEFYKYLVEDLKLKPKTTGDNGENVLHNLVKKQDQQEIVAYFLAKGVDVNQTNKEGNTVLMEAAKGTDVEMLKTVLGKTKNINQRNNNGMSALSFAVNNGSADVVSTLITEKADIQVRDNAGNIITYYLIQSYRPLRPNQKDEFSDKISVLEKSGVDFKELQKDGNSILHLAVAKNDLKLLNKLEKYDINVNAVNEEMMTPLHKAALIAKDDVILKYLVDKGADVTIKTEFDETAYDLASENEVLQKNAINIDFLK encoded by the coding sequence ATGAAAAGAATATTTATAATCGCACTTTTATTATCGTCTTATTTTTCTAATGCTCAAAATACGATGTTAAATGCAGATTTTTGGAAAAAAAGTCCAGACGTTTCAGTTATTAAAGCAGAAATAGCAAAGGGAAATAGCCCTTCTGAAGCGAATCGTGGAAATCACGACGTTACAAGTATGGCAATAAATAGTGGTGCTCCAATGGAAACTATTATTTATTTGTTAAACCAAGAAGGGAATGCCGTTGATAAAACAACGCATGATGGACGTTTATATATTCACTGGGCAGCAAATAAAGGAAATGTTGAATTGGTTGAATACTTAATTGGTAAAGGTTCAGAAATTAATCGTACAGACGATAAAGGTGCAACTCCATTAGCTTTTGCGGCATCAAATGGTCAAGTAAATAAAGATGTTTACGAAGCTTTTTTTAATAATGGTTTAGACGTAAATTATAAAAATGCTAATGGAGCTACTTTTATGCACATGGCAATTGGTTATGATAAAGATTTAGCTTTAACAGATTATTTAATTTCTAAAGGTTTAAAGTTATCTGATGTCGATGCAAACGGAAATACAGTTTTTGATTACGCAGCGCGTACCGGAAATGTTGATATTTTAAAACAATTACAAAAACGAGGTATTAAACCAACAGATAAAGCTTTGATTTTTGCATCTGAAGGAACGCGTTCAAATGCTAATAATTTAGAATTCTATAAATATTTGGTTGAGGATTTAAAATTAAAACCTAAAACTACCGGTGATAATGGCGAAAATGTTCTTCATAATTTAGTTAAAAAACAAGACCAACAAGAAATTGTCGCTTATTTTTTAGCAAAAGGTGTAGATGTAAATCAAACAAATAAAGAAGGAAATACCGTTTTAATGGAAGCTGCTAAAGGAACAGATGTTGAAATGCTAAAAACGGTTTTAGGTAAAACAAAAAATATCAATCAAAGAAATAACAACGGAATGTCAGCTTTGTCATTCGCAGTAAATAATGGTTCTGCTGATGTTGTTTCGACTTTAATAACAGAAAAAGCAGATATTCAAGTGCGTGATAATGCTGGTAATATCATTACCTATTATTTAATTCAATCATACCGTCCGTTACGTCCAAATCAAAAAGATGAATTTTCGGATAAGATTTCTGTTTTAGAAAAATCAGGTGTTGATTTTAAAGAATTACAAAAAGATGGAAATTCAATCTTACATTTAGCTGTCGCTAAGAACGATTTGAAATTGCTAAATAAATTAGAGAAGTATGATATTAATGTAAATGCGGTTAACGAAGAAATGATGACACCATTACACAAAGCTGCTTTAATCGCAAAAGACGATGTAATTCTAAAATATTTAGTTGATAAAGGAGCAGACGTAACCATCAAAACAGAGTTTGACGAAACAGCTTATGATTTAGCTTCTGAGAATGAAGTGCTTCAGAAAAACGCAATTAATATCGATTTTTTAAAATAA
- a CDS encoding malate dehydrogenase, with translation MKVSIIGAGNVGATCAQFIAMKGIVSEIVLLDIAEGLAAGKAMDLAQSMPALGFDTIIHPEVSDYSKVANSEVVVVTSGQPRKPGMSREELVAVNVSIVESVVKNAMKHAPNAVFVIVTNPLDTMTLVALKASGLPKNKIIGMGAMLDSNRFRYFLSQKLQKPINEIEAMVIGGHGDTTMIPVKELATYKGIPISELLTDEVFDEVIKETMVGGATLTKHLGTSAWYGPGAAVAELVDAIVNDKKKLLPNSVYLEGEFGIEGICIGVPCIIGKNGVEKIIQIKLTDADLVKLNASAKAINEVNGLI, from the coding sequence ATGAAAGTAAGTATTATAGGAGCTGGTAATGTAGGGGCAACTTGTGCGCAGTTTATTGCGATGAAGGGCATTGTTTCAGAAATTGTTTTATTGGATATCGCCGAAGGTTTGGCTGCCGGTAAAGCCATGGATTTGGCGCAATCAATGCCCGCTTTAGGTTTTGATACCATAATCCATCCAGAAGTTTCGGATTATTCTAAAGTTGCCAATAGTGAAGTGGTTGTGGTAACTTCAGGTCAACCTAGAAAACCTGGAATGAGTCGTGAAGAATTGGTTGCGGTTAATGTTTCTATTGTAGAATCGGTTGTGAAAAACGCTATGAAACATGCTCCAAATGCAGTTTTTGTAATTGTGACCAATCCGTTAGACACAATGACTTTAGTTGCTTTAAAAGCTTCGGGTTTGCCTAAAAATAAAATCATTGGAATGGGTGCGATGTTAGATTCGAATCGTTTTCGTTATTTCTTAAGTCAGAAATTGCAAAAACCAATTAACGAAATTGAAGCCATGGTTATTGGTGGTCATGGAGACACTACAATGATTCCTGTAAAAGAACTAGCAACTTATAAAGGAATTCCGATTTCAGAGCTTTTAACTGACGAAGTTTTTGATGAAGTGATAAAAGAAACGATGGTTGGCGGAGCTACATTAACCAAGCATTTAGGAACTTCGGCTTGGTACGGACCTGGTGCTGCTGTTGCCGAATTGGTTGATGCTATTGTAAATGATAAAAAGAAATTATTACCAAATTCAGTTTATTTAGAAGGCGAATTTGGAATTGAAGGTATTTGTATTGGTGTTCCGTGTATTATAGGAAAAAACGGAGTAGAAAAAATCATTCAAATCAAATTAACCGATGCTGATTTAGTTAAACTAAATGCAAGTGCAAAAGCGATAAATGAAGTAAACGGATTAATATAA
- a CDS encoding FAD:protein FMN transferase translates to MNKKSFLFGCLFLLVQSAFAQVMIKRDTVLMGSSFDVSVVAETEVLAESYIQQVFDEVIRIDLLISDWKPNSQISEINRNAGIKPVKVDKEVFELTKRALHFSKITNGAFDITVASMDKIWSFDGLMDELPTKEAIQKSIENVGYKNVILNETDSTIFLSKKGMKIGFGATGKGYAADKGRELMLKLGIKGGIVNASGDLASWGRQVDRKSWLIGLRNPFKQGEILRKFPVRNAAMCTSGDYQKFALIDSVRYSHIINPKTGIPASGLTSVTVLGPEAETANGFSTSIMVLGAEAGLQLLESHPNYACLIITEEGDIITSKNYKKVLKQLNTDN, encoded by the coding sequence ATGAATAAAAAAAGTTTCCTTTTCGGATGTTTGTTTTTATTAGTTCAAAGTGCATTTGCTCAAGTAATGATAAAACGAGATACGGTTTTAATGGGCAGTTCATTTGATGTTTCTGTTGTGGCAGAAACCGAAGTGTTGGCCGAAAGTTACATTCAACAAGTTTTTGATGAAGTCATTCGAATTGATTTATTGATTTCAGATTGGAAACCCAATTCTCAAATTTCTGAAATCAATAGAAATGCGGGTATTAAACCCGTGAAAGTAGATAAAGAAGTTTTTGAGCTAACCAAACGCGCGTTACATTTTTCTAAAATCACAAACGGCGCATTTGATATTACAGTTGCTTCGATGGATAAAATTTGGAGTTTTGATGGTTTGATGGATGAACTTCCTACAAAAGAAGCGATTCAAAAAAGCATTGAAAATGTAGGTTATAAAAATGTGATTTTAAACGAAACTGATTCCACGATTTTCTTATCAAAAAAAGGAATGAAAATTGGTTTCGGTGCAACCGGAAAAGGATATGCCGCAGATAAAGGTCGTGAACTGATGTTGAAATTAGGAATAAAAGGTGGTATTGTAAATGCTTCTGGCGATTTAGCTTCTTGGGGACGTCAAGTTGACAGAAAAAGTTGGCTGATTGGTTTACGCAATCCGTTTAAACAAGGTGAAATTCTAAGGAAATTCCCTGTTCGAAATGCGGCGATGTGTACCTCTGGCGATTATCAGAAGTTTGCTTTAATTGACAGCGTTCGATACTCGCATATTATCAATCCCAAAACGGGAATTCCCGCATCAGGTTTAACCAGTGTTACGGTTTTAGGTCCTGAAGCAGAAACCGCAAACGGATTTAGCACATCGATTATGGTTTTAGGAGCTGAAGCTGGTTTACAGTTGTTAGAAAGTCACCCAAATTATGCTTGTTTGATAATTACAGAAGAAGGCGATATTATTACTTCCAAAAATTATAAGAAAGTTTTGAAGCAATTAAATACAGATAATTAA
- a CDS encoding DUF2271 domain-containing protein, giving the protein MKPFIKQSLIVVCLCFFAFQASAQATKYKGMLQMSNYNGLEAYVVVSLIDAKGNAEKTLYMMGPDEKWYNGFKDWFAKLSKKKEKLNAITGASVAGGDRATFTFTIDEAKINKGYKIRFESAVEDQKNYTNDLEIPFTTEAVTKKTDGTGYIRYVKLSKVQ; this is encoded by the coding sequence ATGAAACCATTTATAAAACAATCATTAATCGTAGTTTGTTTATGTTTCTTTGCTTTTCAAGCATCGGCACAAGCGACTAAATATAAAGGTATGTTACAAATGTCCAACTACAACGGTTTAGAAGCTTATGTTGTTGTTTCGTTAATCGATGCAAAAGGAAATGCTGAGAAAACGCTTTATATGATGGGACCAGACGAAAAATGGTACAACGGATTTAAAGATTGGTTTGCTAAACTTTCTAAGAAGAAAGAAAAATTGAATGCTATTACAGGAGCATCGGTTGCAGGTGGTGACCGCGCGACTTTTACTTTTACGATTGATGAAGCTAAAATAAATAAAGGTTATAAAATTCGATTTGAATCGGCTGTAGAAGACCAAAAGAATTACACAAACGATTTAGAAATTCCTTTCACAACCGAAGCTGTTACTAAGAAAACAGACGGAACAGGTTATATTCGTTACGTAAAACTTTCTAAAGTTCAATAA
- a CDS encoding DUF4374 domain-containing protein: protein MKKFLLKGFLSAFVLGSVLASCSSDDSSTVTEGGVDNNTPELSKYIISGAVGDANYVMTTDSFTEGEISPVNNGLTTESGTYWIYWNNQYLYRLAYNQGNAGISSSYALNANGKVFERDFTYEIKRFTSYGVYKNYIITTSTGDLSTDLADSNGYLPKGFNFSYLNVETETMSTNSNVIKSENYLGNGEYVTLSGLTESNNKIFSGVVPMGLSQFGVKANNGSYVIYPELVKTEDGGSNSSSYKKGELQWTQYPNEAWVAIYNDQTLTNPKLIKTDKISYPAGRFKSQYYQTTWATANGDVYVFSPSFAKTMSADVQKTTLPAGVVRIKSGTETFDASYYANLEALSGGKSFLRCWPIGDDYFLMLMYDRPLTETGYTANKLAIFKAGDKTFNYVTGIPAADLIAGFGNTPHVEGTNAYIAISTTDGNIPAVYKIDAKTAVATKGVSVNTESVSGIGKLIYKK, encoded by the coding sequence ATGAAAAAGTTTTTACTTAAAGGATTTTTATCTGCATTTGTATTAGGAAGTGTTTTAGCTTCTTGTAGTTCAGATGATTCTTCAACAGTTACAGAAGGTGGTGTTGATAACAATACACCAGAACTTTCTAAATACATAATTTCAGGAGCGGTTGGCGATGCTAATTATGTAATGACAACAGATAGTTTTACAGAAGGTGAAATTTCTCCAGTGAATAACGGATTAACAACTGAAAGCGGAACGTATTGGATTTATTGGAATAACCAATATTTATATCGTTTAGCATACAATCAAGGAAACGCAGGTATTAGTTCATCTTACGCATTAAATGCAAACGGAAAAGTTTTTGAAAGAGATTTTACTTACGAAATCAAACGTTTTACTTCTTACGGTGTATATAAAAATTACATCATTACAACTTCAACAGGTGATTTATCTACTGATTTAGCAGATTCTAACGGGTATCTTCCTAAAGGATTTAATTTCTCTTATTTAAATGTTGAAACAGAGACGATGAGTACAAACTCTAATGTTATCAAATCTGAAAACTATTTAGGAAACGGAGAATATGTTACTTTATCTGGATTAACAGAAAGTAATAACAAAATTTTCTCGGGTGTTGTACCTATGGGATTAAGTCAATTTGGTGTAAAAGCTAATAACGGTTCTTATGTAATTTATCCAGAATTAGTAAAAACTGAAGATGGTGGTTCAAATAGTAGTTCATACAAAAAAGGTGAATTACAATGGACTCAGTATCCTAACGAAGCTTGGGTAGCTATTTATAACGACCAAACTTTAACGAATCCAAAATTAATCAAAACAGATAAAATTAGTTATCCAGCAGGTCGTTTTAAATCTCAATATTACCAAACAACTTGGGCTACGGCAAACGGTGATGTATATGTATTTTCTCCAAGTTTTGCAAAAACAATGTCTGCTGATGTTCAAAAAACGACCTTACCTGCAGGGGTTGTACGTATTAAATCAGGAACTGAAACTTTCGATGCTTCTTACTACGCTAACTTAGAAGCTTTATCAGGCGGAAAATCATTCTTACGTTGTTGGCCAATTGGTGATGATTATTTCTTAATGTTAATGTATGACCGTCCTTTAACTGAAACTGGTTATACAGCTAACAAATTGGCAATTTTTAAAGCTGGAGACAAAACTTTTAACTATGTAACAGGTATTCCTGCAGCTGATTTAATTGCTGGTTTTGGTAATACTCCACATGTAGAAGGTACAAATGCTTACATTGCAATTAGTACAACTGATGGTAATATTCCAGCCGTTTACAAAATTGATGCTAAAACAGCAGTTGCAACTAAAGGCGTTTCTGTAAATACTGAATCTGTAAGCGGAATTGGTAAATTAATTTACAAGAAATAA